Genomic window (Primulina eburnea isolate SZY01 chromosome 8, ASM2296580v1, whole genome shotgun sequence):
GGCAAAACACATAAATGAATTCAACACGATTGTCTCTCAGCTGACATCGGTGGACATcaaatttgatgatgagataCAGGCACTTATTCTTCTGGCGTCTTTACCAGACAGTTGGGAACCGATGCGGGCAGCGGTTAGCAACTCTGTTGGAAAAGGGAAACTACAACTCAATGATGTTAGAGATCAAATCCTTGCTGAAGAAGTTCGCAGGAAAGACTCGGGTGAAGCAACATCATCGAGATCTGCTCTAAATCTTGATAACAGAGGAAGATGCAGGAGTGGTGAAAGGAGTTCCAACCGATGGCGCGGAAGGTCCAAGTCAAGAAATGGTAAAGACAAAAGTAACTTTGAAAAGAATTTGAAGTGCTGGAGCTGTGGTGAGACTGGTCACCTGAAAAAGAACTGCAGATCAACGAAGAATAATGCCAATGCAGTAACTGAGGAAGTACATGATGCTCTGCTATTATCCATGGAAAGCCCTGTTGATTCTTGGGTTATGGATTCGGGAGCTTCGTTTCATACCACTGGTGATCGCGATGTGTTCGACAATTACATCGCTGGCGATTACGGAAAAGTTTTCCTGGCTGATGGAAAACCCTTGGAAATTGTTGGTATGGGTGATGTATTGATGAAGATGTCAAATGGATCTGTCTGGAAAATCAACAAAGTCAGGCATGTACCAAAATTGACACGCAATCTGATCTCGGTAGGACAGCTCGATGATGAAGGCCACAATGTGACCTTCGGTGATGGTTCCTGGAAAGTAAACAAAGGAGCCATGATTGTTGCTCGAGGAAAGAAAACTGGAACACTGTATATGACTTCCAGTTGCAGAGACACACTAGCAGCTGTGGATGCTGGAGCCAATTCAAGTCTATGGCATTATAGACTTGGACATATGAGTGAGAAGGGAATGAAGATATTGGTGTCAAAAGGAAAGCTACCAGAATTAAAGACTGTTGAACACCAACTATGTGAAAGCTGTATCTTTGTAAAGCAGAAGAAGGTGAGCTTTTCAAAAGGTGGTAGAGAACCGAAAGCAGCAAAGTTGGAGCTGGTTCATACTGATGTATGGGGACCATCTCCTGTGACATCCCTTGGAGGCTCGAGATACTATGTCACATTCATTGACGACTCTAGTAGAAAAGTTTGggtttattttctgaaaaataaatcTGATGTTTACGAGAACTTTAAAAGGTGGAAAGCCATGGTGGAAAATGAGACCAACTTGAAGGTGAAGTGCTTACGGTCTAATAATGGTGGAGAATATGAAGATGATGAGTTCAAGAAATATTGTGCACAGAACGGGATCAAGATGGAGAAAACCATTCCTGgtacacctcaacagaatggtgtagctgaaaggatgaACATGACCTTGAATGAACGCGCAAGGAGCATGAGATTGCATTCTGGATTGCCAAAATCATTCTGGGCTGATGCTGTTAACACTGCAGCATATCTGATCAACAGAGGAACTTCGATACCACTTGACTGCAGAATACCCGAAGAGGTATGGAGCGGCAAAGAAGTAAATCTTTCTTTCTTGAAAGTGTTTGGATGTCTATCCTATGTTCATATTGATTCAGCAAGCAGAACAAAACTTGATCCGAAATCAAAGAAGTGCTTCTTTATTGGTTATGGAGATAATGAGTTTGGTTATCGTTTCTGGGATGACCAAAATCGGAAGATCATTCGGAGCAGGGATGTAATCTTTAATGAGAAACTTTTGTACAAGGACAAATCAGACATTGGAGCTGGAGATGAATGTCCTGAAGtcaagaagactgatgaagtGCCATTGACACATATTCCTGTGAATGAATCGAAAACCAGTGACCAGGAAGATGAAGAAGaaactgcacaagatgatgacccaCAAACTCCGGTGATTGaactcaggagatctttgagaaCCATTAGACCACCTGACAGATACTCCCCTGCACTTCTTTATATTTTGCTGACAGACAAAGGTGAACCGGAGACCTATGAAGAGGCAATGAAAAATGATGATTCAGTCAAGTGGGAGTTGGCCATGGAAGATGAGATGGATTCACTGTCATCCAATCAGACGTGGGAGTTGACAGAACTTCCACAAGGCAAAAAGGCGTTACATAACAAGTGGGTGTACCGGTTAAAAGAAGAGCATGATGGTAGCAAGCGGTACAAGGCAAGACTTGTTGTAAAAGGCTTCCAACAAcgggaaggaattgattacaccGAAATTTTCTCTCCGGTGGTTAAATTAACCACTATCAGGACAGTACTTGGACTAGTGGCGAAGGAAGATTTACATTTGGAGCAGTTAGATGTAAAGACTGCGTTTCTTCATGGTGACCTAgatgaagaaatttatatgaagCAGCCACAGGGCTTTGAAGTACGGGGAAAAGAGAAAATGGTGTGCAAACTTCAGAAGAGcttgtacggtctcaaacaagctccaagacagtggtacaagaagtttgatggATTCATGAGTGAAAATGGTTTCCTAAGGTGTCAAGCTGATCACTGCTGTTATGTGAAAAAGTTTGACGGTTCTTATATCATACTACtgctatatgtagatgatatgctGATAGCTGGAGCTTGTCCGGAAGAAATTGATAAAATCAAGAAAGATTTATCAAAGGAATTTGCCATGAAGGATTTGGGTGCTGCAAAGCAAATCCTTGGAATGAGGATCTTTAGAGACCGGTGAATGGATTCTTGAAGTTATCTCAAGAAGAGTACGTAAAAAAGGTGGTTAGCAGATTTAATATGGATGAAGCTAAATCTGTGAATACTCCTTTGGCTAGCCATTTCAAACTAACCAAAGCACAATCACGATCGACGGAGCAGGAGAAGGCTTATATGAATAAGGTTCCTTATGCTTCTGCTGTCGGAAGCCTCATGTATGCAATGGTGtgtacaagaccagacataGCACATGCAGTGGGAGTCGTGAGCAGGTTTATGAGTAATCCAGGAAAGAAACACTGGGAAGCAGTTAAGTGGATTCTCAGGTATTTGAAAGGTACTGCTAGCTGTTCTTTATGCTTCAGGAGGTCAAAATTGGGCTTACAGGGTTTTGTCGATGCCGATATGGGTGGTGACCTGGATGGCAGGAAAAGTACTACTGGATATGTGTTCACATTAGGTGGTACAGTTGTAAGCTGGGTGTCTAAGCTGCAAAAGATTGTTGCGCTTTCGACTACTGAGGCTGAATATGTTGCAGTTACAGAAGCTAGCAAGAAGATGATATGGTTGAAATCCTTTCTGGAGGAATTGGGTCAGAAGCTTGAAGATAACACATTACACTCTGACAGTCAGAGTGCTATTCACTTAGCAAAAAATCCTGTTTATCATGCTAGGACAAAGCATATACAGGTTAGGTACCATTTCATCAGATCAGTGCTGGAAGATGGGGTCTTGATGCTGGAGAAGATTCCTGGAAGTAAGAATCCAGCCGATATGCTCACAAAGACAGTAaccattgacaaactgaagttatgtTCAACTTCAGTCGGACTGCAAGTATAAATGGAGATATATGAGCTGCTGCAATGATGGTGTgaagacatgattgaaatcaagtCTTCAAGTGGGAGAATTGTTAGGTGGGGAGTTAGATTTATTTAATGTGGTGGGCCCACACATTAAATAAATATTCAGAAATCCACAATCCCACATCGAAAACTTTGCAAAAACTGAACGAATTAATTGGTTATAAATAGAGCTCAATTCCTTCAGTTAAtgtatcccaaaatcaaaagcttttcagctttgataaaaagagagtgcatagaaaaaaggagtgtattttttttcttgagtgcgggaattctcttttgtgagttagagaaaatattttctcagtaTACTCGGGGTTGGGATCGTGAGATATTGAGTGTAttggtgtatacacttgttgtaatatttctcccggttataaaagttgcagtgctccgtggatgtagcctatattgggtgaaccacgtaaatctttgtgttcttgttggttgttttattccaCATTTTGGGTACTATTATCATCGTGATCGGCATCGCTTCGGGGTAATTCCCCAACAGACTGCACACTGAACAACCCGAAATGAATAAAATGACTTGCTAGAAACTTGCCACGAACATATAATAACTGGGGACAAGATTCTTGGATTTCATTCATCAGCAACAACTCTTTTCTAAGTTTCAACTGCTTATGTTTGATATGGATTCAAATGCGCAAAGAAAATGCCAGATTTATATCCAAAATTTCACCAATTTGTAAAAAtaccaactttttttttttgcagccTGCACTGCACTATACATGAAAATCTACGGCTCTGGATATGACATTCTTGATATAATATTATACTGGAATTTGATTGTTGGAAGTTTAATACAATGAAAAAGATGGCCTAAGGGATGAAATAACAACCTGCGAAAGTTGCCCATTTCTTGAAACTGGCATAGTGGCATTATGGGTTGAACGTTCAAGAGTTGTTTGCTGCAAGGTTCCAGATACTGCTTCCATTATTCACTTTCCTGTTGGATAAAAATATCTTCAcagaaataataaaattttagggATGCAGGTCCACTTTTTTCATAGCTTGTATGTCTCCAAACAAATGCCACGGAACTTACATCTATGTCTTATAGAATTTCTGGCATcccaataattaaattaatattttcatcATGATATTTAAGATGTAATTGTTTTTTTTCCAAAGTTTTGTTATGAATTTACTAATTTATTTGTGTGGTATTTAATTTACtatagtatttaattaatataaaattgttcAAATATATTAGATGAATTATTACGTTTTACATAAgtgacttaaaataaattaaatatttacaaatactttaataaatttatgaacagatatgtgattgaaCAGAAGAATTATTGTAAAGAAGACAATAAGAAATATATTCAGAATTTTTATTTCACAAATCCTAGAAGAGTTTCCTGTGCGAAATGAAATTCATAGGATATATATGAAAGATTCAAAGGAAAAATAGAACTACGTGGAAGATGATTGTTTCGGTGCAAAACCTGCCCTAGTTTGGACTAGTTAATCGGAGGTGGCATTATAATTATGATGTGATGgttaaaatatgaaaataataagaaagaaaaaaaggAGAAACGGGGGGGGGAAATTTTGGACTTGTTCAAACGTAACATGCCAAATATTAGGAGTCCATTGTTTCTTTTTTCTGAGTTTGGGGAGGAGAAACTTCTTCCTAAATTTTGAACGATAATAAAGATGGATTATAAGTCATCGAAAAGTCCATTATTCCTGTGCATTTAAGTTTGTAAACATGTCACATTCCTCGCATTTACTAAATTTATATTTAGATATTCAGCGGTCAAGAAAAGTTTTCTAAGAAACCAGGGTCATGTTTTGTGTTGTAAGACTCAGCCAAACGAAAACTGACCCTCCCACTTTTCTTGCTTCTATAGGTATGAATGGATCGTGCCATAATgattcttctcatgcactttcaTTTCCTTTATCGTTAGCTCTCTCCAGCCGTATTTTTGGGTTCCATTTCATTCATTAATACAGTTTCTGTGTTTGTGGATCGAGTGGGTTCTTGGAATCCTTCTGCCAAGATTACATGTTCACAATGCATTTGAAGAACAAAGCTTTTAATTGTCAAGAACATACATATACAATCTAAAAATATTTCCGTACAAATGTGATCTTGATACCATCTTCTTTTTGATATAACGATTGTTACAATGGGAGGGATTACTTagtaattgttttttttttaaagtttggATGAGTACGTTTGAGTTTGATGCACAACAAAGAATGATTATAAACTAATTTCATTTCATCTGAAAAATGCAGCATAACCTTAATTTAACGAAACCTGATGATGGGTACTTGTTTGCAGGTTTTGAGCGTCTGAAATGGCTAAGAATGATGTGTGCGATCCATTACTAGCCCCAGTCGCAGATTCTTCTTATCAATCTAGCTCGAGCTCTGccttaaagaaaagaaaataccACCGGAGCAAGTGTGTTCCAGTTGAAGATGTCAATCATCCTGAGCAGCATCTAGATTCGTCCCTTCATCAACCCAACTCAATTTTTGCAGATTATCCTGATTTCAAACGAGTACTCGTTTTCTTGGCAGCATATCTAGGCGTAGGATCCCTTTGCTTCTTCCTTGTCAGCCATCAGATCAAAGGAAACAAAACGAATGGAATTATTGATGCAGTCTATTTCTGCATTGTCACAATGACAACAGTTGGATATGGAGATTTGGTGCCTGATAGTGTTGTGTCGAAGCTCTTAGCTTGCGCTTTCGTGTTCATTGGCATGGCTCTTGTTGGATTTATACTAAGCAAAGCAGCAGATTATATCGTTGAAAAGCAGGAGATAATCATGGTTAAGGCAATACACATGCACGAGAAGTGTAGCCCCGTCGAGATGCTTAGAGAGGTGGAGACCAACAGGGCTAAGTACAAAGTCATTACAGCACTGGCTTTTCTTCTTATTCTTGTGTGCAGTGGAATACTTTTCTTGTCTCTGAAAGAGGGATTGGATCTTTTTGATGCATTCTATTGTGTATGTGCCACAATTACGACGCTTGGGTATGGGGATAAGAGCTTTTCCACATCCGGGGGACGTTTATTTGCTTCTTTCTGGATATTGATCAGCACCATTAATTTGGCTCAATTCTTTTATTCTGTGGCTGAATTATATACAGAGAGAAGAAGGCAATCACTGGTGAATTGGGTTCTTTCTAGGAAGTTGACAGTTTCAGATCTTGAAGCTGCTGATCTTGATAATGACAAAGTAGTGaggtaaaaataatattatatggttttGACCGTGGGTGATCCAAAAGTAACTATAATGGCATCTACACTAAAACATTTCAAATTTTATGTATAATCCTGGGTTCTGGATTGTCCTCGAACTAGATCTTTAAAATCCCAACATGATTCTTGTTCTTGGACACATCC
Coding sequences:
- the LOC140838848 gene encoding two-pore potassium channel 1-like yields the protein MAKNDVCDPLLAPVADSSYQSSSSSALKKRKYHRSKCVPVEDVNHPEQHLDSSLHQPNSIFADYPDFKRVLVFLAAYLGVGSLCFFLVSHQIKGNKTNGIIDAVYFCIVTMTTVGYGDLVPDSVVSKLLACAFVFIGMALVGFILSKAADYIVEKQEIIMVKAIHMHEKCSPVEMLREVETNRAKYKVITALAFLLILVCSGILFLSLKEGLDLFDAFYCVCATITTLGYGDKSFSTSGGRLFASFWILISTINLAQFFYSVAELYTERRRQSLVNWVLSRKLTVSDLEAADLDNDKVVSAAEFVVYKLKEMGKISEEDIAVVMAGFKSLDVDHSGTLTIADLLNPE